In Aedes albopictus strain Foshan chromosome 3, AalbF5, whole genome shotgun sequence, the genomic window accatacagtgaattgtaaatgagatttctacaatatactatacgggttgttaagtatcgtaacaatataaaaaaatatttttctccatatatatttttttacaaaaccatacattttattgtaaatgaattgttcgaaatactgatacgtgtgCTTTAATAtatcgtacattgtatggtacactatggtttcaaacaataaaatgtaccgtaaatatattgtttttaattgtaatttcactactggttataaatttaatcatggttttggaatggttctcttttgttatgttgtattgttttacattagataaaccatataatgttatattatctcgtcatgttccttcgataatggcagttctagccaaactaacctaaactcgtctaagtctgagtagcctctgattgcattaacagttgaagcttaagctcccatgtcccaccagccagataaccgggttttgcaaactaagcattatttgtggcaacactttgagtggCATGATGGAACtgtgcctagcgcgctaagtgttattagaccactaatgtagttgcatgaagtgggtgacgaggtacataagtatcattacagcgtgcttaaccattattgcaatattgaggctccaatttgactgaactatgaaatgtgtacataacaactcatgagaaaactgtcaagttcgattcaactataagttaggttaaaaagcgaagacgtactcatttcagaagtcgtttcagtgtccagtccagtccttatgttaaaaatgtcaaagataaattgcATTTAATTCgattgttgtacaaggcaatttcacatgagagaagaagagaaagaatagtgttgaactcatccactgatttacggtaatctggcctgcgtctttccgggttgacctacattcgtattcctctcatcgcactctacatacctagcccaccatatctcttggatatgcagtccttaggacacatggtttaccactttatttaaacatttgattgactttaaatagatgtttcaacttattcacttttttctctttcatttcctttgcaacaaaaatgtcacggacatcaacaaaacaaagcacggaaaaaatcataaactgaataaaaaattaaaaatgcacggaaaaagattgtttcggaatagtgaatggttcaaacgtaagaaaaacagtataatatattgttacataaagatcggatgtaaatgtataatagctaccaatgtgcaaagcttttagcgaaccattccattacaatacactatattgtagctggtacattgtatggtacaggaatggttttcaccaaataccctatggttagtttttatccgggtctctcttcttcaaattaaagtgacaagatgcaagtattgttgaactttttggtcataaatcgctagggtgcgatgcaatctagcgtctaagtgtaaaaaagttcgattgaatttgcatcttgtcactttaatttgcaaaagagagagtcgatgaaaagAACTCTCTCATATTACTTTCGCCTTTattcaaactcaatctagattattTTTGACTTAACTGTGAACGTAGTGAATGTGTTTGCACctcgaattgggttgtttagtgaataaaatattgctattttctatagcctaatcgaaagagctcatttttctgagtataacgtgattttattggattccaatacctttgttttgatggtttaattgatgaaacagtttcaattttcgtggatagTGTGGTGTATGACTACCGACTGCGCCATGTGGTAAACGATTCATCCAAATTCAAACCGCGCACTCTTGGCAAAACCGTTCGTCTCAAAATTATTTATCAGACTGAAGAACGACACCCTCAACCCCAAGACCGGCCTCTCACGCTCGATTAACTCTCTCTTTTTTTCTTTCCCGATTCCGCTTTCCATTTTCGCATGCTTTCTCATTCATGCACAGTTTAGTCGATCCTACTGGAAGGATTCTGCATCGCACAagtcaagcataacttttcaatccgacgtaactcgagaatgtaaacaaatccgggtttactgctgcatgcacgattcataaagcaaattgaagaatccacatcacagtttgatgatttattgcttaatttgtttaactaagcatatttttcgaaacgacgtatctaactattttgatgtttacaactttacggatagatacaccgttttgatatatgagaaaaccaaacgacgtatctagccaaaatcaaaagtaacagatacaccaaactggcaccatacaaaagcgacgtatctggcatgacgtatctcgaaccaacccggtgtatgtgtatttttgtcaaaattcattgtgaaaatgatatggaatgagtaggttttgttctttacctagtgcgtgcaatatccctggtgatgttaagcacgaaaaaacttatgaaaagtcttttcataaaaaactattttagtgaaatggtcgtcaacattgaccatgaatttactcagatcagtgaaaaagttagatacgtcgatttgaaaaattatgcttgaagtaACTGTCAAATCAAAAGGCCTTTCACAAATCAATTGGATGTACACGCTCAACACATTCTACTTATTCCATCCAATTCTCATACACCACATCCTTTCCCATCTCTACTCTGTATCTGACTTTGTAATTTTGAATATCTTGAGCAAAAAAATGTACATTTCTCATCTCTCCAAgtaatatgagcatgagcatgtatCCCCTCTACAATCTATACTTCTTAATACATAACCACAATATTCGGTAAAGACACTCCATGACAAATTCATTATGCTTTTAGTTAAAATCCAAAGTAACCGGTAGTGAAAAAAATGATTGTTTCATTTACTTACTTAGAAATGGCGCAActtaatttggattagtgcatattgtagctcttaattagcttaaggcttcttacggcatcatcagcatcgtcagccatattggatatgccggtcaaaatttcaaagtgatgatTCTCTGCAaacaaagcgaatattcgtatgaaaaagtatcactctatttgctcactcgcagtgattacgatgatactttttctgctacgttgctgcagaattgacagttttttatcacttcaaaaacgcgaggcaaacaatcattgaaaagcaaaaagtcaatgattccccgcatagagaaatacaatttgtattacagtccacacagtatgtctcctttatctgttactgttactgtaccaCGGACAGTTGCTTTCCTGTTAAAACTATGAAACTCGAAGCATTCGATCATGAAAAACGGTTTATGTAACCCATTTCAAGCTGTAACAGCATACCATATTgtgcaaaaatggtcaaataatATAAGAGTGAAAACTAGGAAGGCATGGTGGCAATATACAATgaccttttctcaaacggtttgtgaTTATTTTTGCGCAACACACTAACACATGTGtatttcactgtatgccacttaaaTTCGACAGTTTTCCAAATAGTAGCTTTCATTGGTATCTGTACCAATTGAACTTTGCAGCTTACAATTttgtagaaaagaaaaacaaaatcttTTGCCCGCGAGCTGAgttacaacaaactgaaaattgcCTCGGTTTCAAGCGCATGGAGCGGTGTGAATTTGTCTGGATGAAACAAAGGTAAGTTTTCCATAACtcctaatttgttttttttttgtgccatATTTCATCGAACGTGAATTATTTTGCAGAATTCCCGAACTTGTGTGTCCGTCTTCGAGTGGTTCCCCAAAAGGTAGGAGAGAAGGATTCGTCTAGCTGCGAGCGAGAATTGTGTGTCCCTTGAGACTAAAAGTCTGCTTCCACCGGAGGACGGCCACAGCAAGTTTTAATCGCCGTAGGTGCTGCCGGGTCCAGGATGGTCTGCGTAAGCCTTGGCGGAAGCCGGAGAATTCCAGCAGACATCGACACCACAACCCATCTCATCCAATCGGATTGACCCGAGATTCGAGAAGAAATATTCAGtgaataaaaaaatctttgattaaCGCATAACcatctttttatttttaaacggtttAAAAATAGCACAACCATATGCCATAAGCTTAAAACATCATGGAAGATCATAAACCAATAATAACACATACATTGTCAGTTTTTCTTCcagatttattgttaaactgATCTCTAACCATTTGCTATCCAGTGGATTGTCTCaaaaactggatagtatattgaccgtattctttactgtattgcgaaaaatttgttcgagaaaacgggcgattttttatggtaacctatcttaaccgcctattccacatactgtaatttggcggcttaccatttgtcaaactggcaaatctgtacatggaatggttatcttactgttatctcggatAGTCTGTGAAATAGTTAAATGTCAATTACTAATAGTCATCTACAGTATAAGAAACATTGCATTTACAGTTAGCGATTATGCGGGTCGTTTGAAAGCTTCGTGATGCATTAATGATACGCAGTAGAAAAAGtaggttcaaatttacttcgcagctgcaacttcgcatgtgctacAAGCgacgatttggtgctgcgacgattaTATCACTTGTTTAAAATTTCAATAGATCGCTGATGTAAGCTTTCACGATAGTGGCAACTATCTAGGTTTCCTCATCAAAGCAAAGGAGCCACCATATATGGGAATCAACATTGTCACAGCAGTCGAGTTATTCCAAACACACAAAACTATGGTGGTGCTATAAGTTAATTTCATAGCGACCGTTCTAGtaattttttttatccatttttttttctacctCACAACATACTTAGTTACTTACCTAAGTCAATCCTAATATAAAGTTAATCAAAATCTAATTACTATCTAATCCCGACGCAATGCAAGTTTATTATGAACCTAATCTAATCTACGTCAAATCCACATTAATTCAAATACATAGTAGATCCAAtccaattttttttaatgaacttCAATTTTAAACCAACTCTTTACTGTTCAAACAAATTTAAATTCAACCCTAAACTTAAACTTGAAATAATCCCAAAATAACCTCAATTTCAATCAAAATCAAGTGCAAGTTCACTCCAActtcaaataaaaaatcaatcaacgCATCGTAACCAACATTTATTGTAAATGCACTCGATACCTTCTTCAAACACAACTTAAACTTGGCTGGAATCTGACCCAAATTCATTTAACTCAACTCAActtctatccaaatccaatctaattcCAATCATCAAAGATTCAATATATACGCTTATCGTACATATTCTACTTTTCCATCCAATCCTCATACCCCACATTTAATTCCATTTCAATCTAATCCTAGCTCCTCGACACAATCTCAGCCCATTCTGAATCAATCACAATTATTCTTCAATCCAATCAAAAATTTAAATGCATCCCTATCCAATACGTTCATAATCTAAGTCCAATCATACTACAAATCGAAACTAATCCAGGTACACTCCACATTCAATTTAAATGCAGTTAAATTCAGTCAAAATTCAATTGCATTCGAGATGTAATGAAATCTAACCCTTGACTGATCCAATCCGATCTAATTGAAGCAAAGATTTTCGACCTTGTTGTCGATACTCACAGTATCAAAATAACGATGTTGTCGATACTCACAGTATCAAAATAAAAAAGCTATGTGTTAATAAAACCCGCTGCAAACCCAAACCAGCTACAAATTGAATTCAATCAACTGACGCCGAATATCGAATGTCAATATAAACaacgtaatttaaaaaaaaatcaaacaatttaTTTCAAATCCAAGAAGTGAAACCACATCGAATACAAATAATTCGTGATTTACTCCTTATCCGTTAAACATGTCAAATACCAAATCATGTATCTTGTTATGATAGTTTGTTGAATCAAGCTTAATGGATGTGGCAAGCGTCCATTCTCGTGCTCAATTTAACACAAACAGAACTGACATGTACATATATCATGACCTTtcgcacgatttttttttttttttacaccaTGACCTCTCGCATGGGAAACCGTGACCTCTCGCACGGCAAATATGTTACAGTCGTGACCTTCCGCACGACACATTTTTTTGTTGCGGACTATGACCTCTCGTACGGTCAATATTTTAAAATCGTGGCCTCTCGCACGACACTTTTTCTCACGCTCCATGACCTCTCGCATGGCCAATTTTAACAATCGTGATCAAGAGATTTGATCCAAAAATTAAACCCTTTAAACACCTCCAATAACTCAAAAcgcatttttttatgaattaaaCATTAATGGATGTGGCAAGCGTCCATTTCTATGTTCAACTAAACTAGAACCCTATAAACATCTCCAATAACTCAAAATGCATTTTTATGAATCAAACATTAATGGATGTGGCAAGCGTCCATTTCTATGCTCAACTCAACTATGACTCACACCAGTTCACCTTTTATTTCAATTATCTCTTCCCAGTATTCTACCAACTACGCCATGTGGTAAACGATTCATCCAAATTCAAACCGCGCACTCTTGGCAAAACCGTTCGTCTCAAAATTATTTATCAGACTGAAGAACGACACCCTCAACCCCAAGACCGGCCTCTCACGCTCGATTAACTCTCTCTTTTTTTCTTTCCCGATTCCGCTTTCCATTTTCGCATGCTTTCTCATTCATGCACAGTTTAGTCGATCCTACTGGAAGGATTCTGCATCGCACAAGTAACTGTCAAATCAAAAGGCCTTTCACAAATCAATTGGATGTACACGCTCAACACATTCTACTTATTCCATCCAATTCTCATACACCacagatagaatgacagttcaatcgataaagtgacagttcgacccgaacaaaaaaatttcctcatacaaactttgaatgcattttaaaaatagttcccgggctccaaaaattatgaaattttggatttcgacgaatttttgggtggagaatccgattatgaaataatccggatacccctaaataACCCAATTGAACCAAATCGATTAGTGTCGACCCCCTCCGTTTTAAAACTCATTAAACCacatatgagccattttacgagacgtttcggatcagctgatcgctcatttcatgaatgaaaatttgacaggaggttgcgcccaagcccgtgagtgttaatatcaatatcaacactgttgtcgtttcgtaaaaaagACTATTCAAGATTTTCCCGGGAGCCAAACCCACCATCCAATTGGAACAAAGCGTAACGCTAGTACAACAGTCCATAACACGTTGGGGCGTTATGTTTCGGTTGTCAAATTCAAGCCGCCGCCGCAAAACCGTTCGAGTCGCGTAAAATCGCGAAAACCAGTGAACGAAAACATCGGAAAAGACCGCTAAGAAGGATTCGGATTTATTTCAGTTATTACGACGGTAATTTCGGAAAAGTAAACTTATTTTTGGTTTTGTGCATACGGATAACCGAACGCCGGAATAGTGGACACGAGTGCCCGCTAGAATACGGCCAAAGAAGTCGCTTATTCTACACCCGTCGGTTGGGTACGTATTGAGTGAACATAACCTAAGCGTAATGTTTGCATAAATCTCAGTGCTTTGTTTTGCTTCGTCCCGTTACTCAGGTAGATGACCGGCGGTGTCGGTTAATGACAAAGAAATCTTATCCTTCGTCATACAATCGTTAGTGCTTGCGTAGAACATTAGGGAACGATGAAATCCCCGCTACCGGTACCGGAGTTCCTAGAGGAGAACAACCTGTCGTTGTCCTTCAAGCAGCCACATCGGAAAAATCGATCCCTCCGGCCGCCGAAACCTCCGAAGCTGTATCCGAAGTTTGACGCCAGCTTCAATCGGAGCCTGAACGGTTCCTCGGTGGCCCATGCAGTATCGTTCCGCAGCAACCGGTCGGAGCTGAGCAAGTTGTACGAGCCGAGCAAGCGGGAATCGTACTACGAGCAGTGTTTTGAACAGATTGCCAAAGTGGGGGAGGGCTCGTTTGGGGAAGTGTTCAAGGTCAAAAGCAAACTCGACGGGTGTTTGTACGCGGTGAAGAAAAGCAAGGAGTTTTTCCGCGGCGAGAATTACCGGCAGGAACGGCTAGAGGAAGTGCGACGGTACGAGCAGTTTAGTGAGCATGAAAATTGCGTCAAGCTGTACCAGGCTTGGGAGCAGGAGGACAGGCTTTTTATGCAGATGGAGCTCTGCAAGGGTAGCCTGGAGGATTATGCTAGGGAGCAGCGATTCATCCCGGAGGACAAGATTTGGTCTATAATGCTGGATCTTCTACTGGtaggttaaaaaaataaaataaattgacCTTGTTGAATGGTCGGGAATGGAAGGAAATGATTTGACCACAATTATTTTTTTCTAGGGTTTGAAAAGTTTGCATGACCGCAATTTGATCCATTTGGACATCAAGTTGGACAACATTCTTATAACGGACGACGGAGTTTGCAAGCTGGCTGATTTTGGCCTGGTATTCGACTTGAGTAGCCGAAATTTTAACCACGCCACCGAAGGCGATTCCCGCTACATTGCTCCGGAGCTGATGGAAGGTCGATATACCAAAGCGGTGGATATTTTTAGTTTGGGTATTGCTATTTTGGAGCTATCCAGCAATTTGGAACTGCCCTCCAATGGACCTTTGTGGCAAAATCTGCGAAGTGGATCCCTTCCAGGGGAATTATTGTGTAGGCTGTCACAAGAGCTACAAGATGTGATCCGATGGATGATGAACCCAGTGCCAGATTGTCGTCCTTCCGTTAATGCCCTGCTGCGATTGCCCCGATTGGCAGGATTGTATCGGGAGCGGAAGCGATGGCGCGTGCTTCGTGGTATGAAAGCCTACATGCATCGGAAATTGTGCAATCTGAAGTGCTTCCTGGCGAGTTTGGTTCTCTCGATAGCTAGCTGTTTGCGGTTGAAGCATGGAAAACCGATCCTTCCGGAAGCGAACCGCCGGAAAAGACGTTCCAACACCTACAGGGATAGTCTTAATCGGACCTATTGCAATGGGGTCAATGCCAGCAATGTGCGGACATGCCTGATGAAGGACTTTGACGACGAACTGGATGATGAGGATCTGCTGTTTACTGGCGAGCTGGATTTGACAGGAGGCAGCACGGGGACGGAGGGTGTGCAAATAACGCCCACCCTGAACAACGACATTCCGAGGCATACGCCCCCGGTGAGGATGATGAATTCCACTCCGCTGAACCACAACCACGTTGGGCTGAGGCTCAGTTTCCGCAATAATCACGTCGACAATCCCGCCAGGAATGCAAGGTACGTTTAGCAAATAGTTGGTTATTTTTAATACTTTTATAATGTTCTACAACAATGAAGTCCTCAACGATGCCATCTCTTTTCAGCTACGACTCGGCCGACGAAGATCTACTGCTCCCACTGGACCACAGCAACTGCAGCAACCGGACCGAGGATTCCCTGCACCATTCGCGGCATTCATTGCTGCATAACACGACCAGCCCCATCAACGATTCGTCCTTCCTAACCAAGAAGAAACTGTGCTTCAAATCGGACGACTCGGATTGATGGCCGCTCGGATTGGGTGTTCCTTGCACCCCCGTCATTTATTGGGACTGTTATGCGccatttcccaatgaaaactgaaTTGTCTGGTCACAATGTTCATAGTTCTTCCATTTCGGGCCGCGGAAACCGAAAGTGATCTCAATTTTTTTGTGCATCTGGATACTGAAAAAGAATTTCTTAGTTTATTAATAAGTACGTACTTTTTGTTTTGAATGCTTGAAAACTAGTAGTGTTTCGCGGTACACTACGTAACAACGGATACGGGATGATCTAGATTGTGGTGATCTAAAATTAGCTTTTATACATAACTCTAGCTAGGATCGTATACTAAACGAGTAGTAACCAACTATATTAACGGTAGAGAACTGTTGCTGATTATGTGATATACAGGGAAGCCTATGAAATAGATAAACTTAGTGGAGAATTCCGATGATTTTTAAAACCGTGTTTAGGCATTTTCATTGTTGTGAATTTATGAAATTAGGAATTCGGGTTTTATAGTGTTTGAGCGATGTTGCGTCAATGTAAACAAGTTTTACATTAAATACCTAAGCTTCTTTCTTTCGCATTAAGTG contains:
- the LOC109413663 gene encoding membrane-associated tyrosine- and threonine-specific cdc2-inhibitory kinase, whose protein sequence is MKSPLPVPEFLEENNLSLSFKQPHRKNRSLRPPKPPKLYPKFDASFNRSLNGSSVAHAVSFRSNRSELSKLYEPSKRESYYEQCFEQIAKVGEGSFGEVFKVKSKLDGCLYAVKKSKEFFRGENYRQERLEEVRRYEQFSEHENCVKLYQAWEQEDRLFMQMELCKGSLEDYAREQRFIPEDKIWSIMLDLLLGLKSLHDRNLIHLDIKLDNILITDDGVCKLADFGLVFDLSSRNFNHATEGDSRYIAPELMEGRYTKAVDIFSLGIAILELSSNLELPSNGPLWQNLRSGSLPGELLCRLSQELQDVIRWMMNPVPDCRPSVNALLRLPRLAGLYRERKRWRVLRGMKAYMHRKLCNLKCFLASLVLSIASCLRLKHGKPILPEANRRKRRSNTYRDSLNRTYCNGVNASNVRTCLMKDFDDELDDEDLLFTGELDLTGGSTGTEGVQITPTLNNDIPRHTPPVRMMNSTPLNHNHVGLRLSFRNNHVDNPARNASYDSADEDLLLPLDHSNCSNRTEDSLHHSRHSLLHNTTSPINDSSFLTKKKLCFKSDDSD